Below is a genomic region from Miscanthus floridulus cultivar M001 chromosome 1, ASM1932011v1, whole genome shotgun sequence.
GCAAAGCTGTATTAAAACTGAAGAAAGAAATCGGTGCATTGTTTGCAGTACACTGCTGAATGTCTAGTTGCCATTGTGTAAACTGTTAAGAGCCAATATGACAGTAATTAGGAACCCCTATTTGCATAAATTGTTGGGCACAATTTATCCAGCACAGTTAGTCACCTGCTTGGATTCTTCAGCTGCAACTTCCCCCGTCGTTCCAGTGACATCCTAGCGGTGAAAGCTGCAGCCATCCTGCTTGTTCTCTGGACAAGGCGGATATAGGAGCTTCATCAGAACCCCATGGCCATGGGAGTGCTGCTGCTGACGACTATCACCTCAATGTTTTTAACTCAACTGAAGCGATGATTTCAAACATTGAAACCATGAAGTGAAACTTCGTGGTGCTACTGCCTACCggttcaacaaaacaaaatagcgTACTGTTACCCTATTACACAAATATGTTAGGCATATACCTAGAAGTTATATTTATTCCAGTCAAATCGAACTTTAACATCTTTACTCCCGGAGAAGGGTCAAAATTCATCAACATAACATCACAGAAGATTAATTGGAAAAACAGTTTACAGATTTGTAAAAGGTATCAGCTGAGCCTCAACATCTTTTACTCAAGAGATGGTAGCAAACAATGAAATGATACCAAAAGAAAAAAGTGCTAGTCTTCTATCCTATGATATAGGGACAAAGAGAAACCTCTTACACTATTACGCAAATATGTCAGGCACACAGACAAAAATCTTTTATGGCAGTCAAttcaaacttagaaaattttggtTCCTAGACGAGGGATAGATTCATTAACGTAATCATAATACAACAAAATGAAATGGTGAAAATCAAGAAATTAATGGAAGATGTCAGCTAAGCTCACTAGGATTTACATGTCTAGCTACTCCATGCTGAAAGAGCATATATGACACGACCCTTCCAACCTTGTAGCATCCACTTGTTATCTTCGTCCACGAAGAAATCCCTCGGATAGGTCTTGCTAAGCTTGTACCTTGCTCTCTTCATTATCTCTCTGTCCAGAGGTAGCTGCCGGAAGCCTGCCCTGAGATTTCTCATCTGCCATTGTTTGTAGGTCTCTGGCCTTTCAATCCTCTCTGTACCCTCACAAGCAATCACATTAACAGCTTCCCGTCCAAAGAATTCTCTTTCTATCAGCAGCCTATGTTCATCCATCCGTGAGGCATTTGCTTCAAGCATATCAAAGATTGAAGAGAAAAAAAACATAGCCTCCTTAAACCGTGTCACAAAGAAGGGTGCATTGTAAGTACCGTTGACAATCCCATGAACGAACAAATTGGGATTCAACTTTCTGATTGTGTTCAAAACCCTTGTTCTCGGGCTGTCATCTGTCGCCGTCTCATCCATCATGTTCCTCATTCGGTAAAGGCAGTTAACGACAATGAACTCATCGCTCTTTATATTGAGATCTTTAACTTGGATAGTATCCCACTTGGCAGCAATGGCTTGATATTCAAATGGAACATTGAACATACGGGCATATTCATGTAACCGTCGCCCTGTCGCCTCAACACGCTCTGCAGGGCGGAATCCTGACAGGGGAAAGTCTATACCAGTGATTCGGAGGATTGGGGGGCCACCAGATCTCTTTGCGAGGTGCTGCATGAGGATTGGCCACTGGAAACCATACGTTATCCCGTATTCTATAATGTGCAACCTTGTCACGCTCTTTGTAGCATTTAAGATGGTCATATTTGCAACATAGTGCGATATTATCCTAAATGGACATGCTTTAACATATAAATTGAACGCTTTCAGCATATCACCAGTAGAAGTTCTCTTTGCAGCAAGTGAACGGTAGATGCTGCTACCGGTGCCAGCTAGGCGAGCCTCGAGCCCATCAGCAAAGTAGTGCGCCAATCTCTGGCCAGCATCTCCAGTAGCAGAAGAATGCTTCCTAATCTGTTTCAGCAGCtcacttgagtttctgtggtcatCAATAG
It encodes:
- the LOC136486129 gene encoding scarecrow-like protein 30 → MIMDPRPRDNLNFGARLPTPNPPTPHMISFSLQQPQLQFFPSYGFHSHNHNNPPVSSHPSPPSVMPGCTTPSPASTTTTEPDNAEDFSEAVADDAILAYINQFLLEDEDEESYPVTSAPVEDSALLAAVEKPFVDILKSAKPITAQAYEVKSWITDDCDSTGSGRFHDVVTSSLDSTQLPPEMVQGDVVGAVHKGQKNPRDDDLEVEGRKSKQSALCDEETVREMFDKVLLCTDKNCAFHSPMPTDAQISGGYVKGSGNRRGRRKGRSGAGAEQEPVDLTTLLIHCAQAAAIDDHRNSSELLKQIRKHSSATGDAGQRLAHYFADGLEARLAGTGSSIYRSLAAKRTSTGDMLKAFNLYVKACPFRIISHYVANMTILNATKSVTRLHIIEYGITYGFQWPILMQHLAKRSGGPPILRITGIDFPLSGFRPAERVEATGRRLHEYARMFNVPFEYQAIAAKWDTIQVKDLNIKSDEFIVVNCLYRMRNMMDETATDDSPRTRVLNTIRKLNPNLFVHGIVNGTYNAPFFVTRFKEAMFFFSSIFDMLEANASRMDEHRLLIEREFFGREAVNVIACEGTERIERPETYKQWQMRNLRAGFRQLPLDREIMKRARYKLSKTYPRDFFVDEDNKWMLQGWKGRVIYALSAWSS